The following coding sequences are from one Biomphalaria glabrata chromosome 8, xgBioGlab47.1, whole genome shotgun sequence window:
- the LOC129927827 gene encoding cysteinyl leukotriene receptor 1-like — translation MTGDNVSFIKNDLSDIYTGLFTRKSVEDLILVNFVIVYTCVCVFGIVTNSINIYVYAKMKSRDAVNISLLSLSISDMLSLYFLLLVSISYYPIWDASNLGVAIQDIDVLVFAWPQFCFRRVSNWITSFVTFERCICIASPLKVKAIITPRRTVITMVVIVAAMVLTVSPAYFAAVYQQSYDDVRNRTLLKLVSFNNSAQIDTISIGISLVMTNATFVWVIACTSLLVVSLYKKLKWRETAGSIERLDKISKRDMKVIKMVILIAVIFIITFTPDVVTLLTMTFDQRVSIYGQYFDLFLLLNGIGEPLLALASSVNFFVYMSMSGNFQKTFSTYCSRLVN, via the coding sequence ATGACAGGCGATAATGTGTCATTTATAAAGAATGACTTGAGTGACATCTATACTGGTCTATTCACCCGAAAAAGTGTTGAAGATTTAATTTTGGTTAATTTTGTCATTGTCTATacttgtgtctgtgtgtttgggATTGTGACCAACAGCATCAACATCTATGTCTACGCTAAGATGAAATCCAGAGACGCTGTCAATATTAGCCTTCTGTCTTTATCCATCTCGGACATGCTGAGCTTATATTTTCTCCTGTTGGTCAGCATCTCGTATTATCCTATATGGGATGCGTCCAATCTAGGCGTCGCCATTCAGGACATTGACGTACTGGTCTTCGCCTGGCCACAGTTTTGCTTCCGTCGCGTCAGCAACTGGATTACGTCATTCGTGACGTTCGAGAGATGCATCTGCATCGCCAGCCCACTCAAGGTCAAGGCCATCATCACGCCCCGAAGGACGGTGATCACCATGGTGGTGATCGTGGCGGCCATGGTGCTGACCGTGTCCCCCGCCTACTTCGCTGCCGTCTACCAACAAAGCTACGACGACGTCCGGAACAGGACGCTACTAAAGCTAGTTTCCTTTAACAACAGCGCACAGATAGACACGATTTCCATTGGCATATCTTTGGTAATGACCAACGCGACCTTTGTGTGGGTGATTGCCTGCACCTCGCTCCTGGTGGTCAGCCTttataagaaattaaaatggcggGAAACTGCTGGGAGTATAGAACGCTTAGACAAAATTTCAAAGAGGGACATGAAGGTCATCAAGATGGTCATACTGATTGCCGTGATCTTCATTATAACTTTCACGCCAGACGTGGTGACTCTCCTCACGATGACCTTCGACCAGAGAGTATCCATCTATGGTCAGTACTTTGACTTATTTCTTTTGCTCAATGGAATCGGTGAACCGTTGCTGGCTTTAGCATCGTCcgtaaacttttttgtttatatgtCAATGAGTGGAAACTTTCAGAAAACATTTTCAACGTATTGTTCTAGGCTTGTTAATTAA
- the LOC106067339 gene encoding G-protein coupled receptor 15-like, protein MSTIVNVSAFTSYFPPGSLEVLTLVDFVVLYTIISVFGVIANFINIIVFVKMGPRDSVNISLLGLSISDLCFLLLTFLLSISYYPFWEDADLNFSVYDLKVLTVAWPQFYFRRVSNWITAFIMLDRCICIALPLKVKDIITPRLAKSILVLIFGIMALTVSPPYFSASYQTCWSSKTNRTTIALVYRDNSSAMEAISSAISVVFTIVTFIWAAVCTCILVVSLRTKGRLRKEMTGYIKLDHVSTRDRKIIKMVTLMSIIFIVSFTPDVVILLFMTVDSRVSPFGQYFDLFLVLNGVSEPMIAITASVNIFVYYSMSSKYREVYKRYFKIRKLCCI, encoded by the coding sequence ATGTCTACAATTGTCAATGTTTCTGCCTTTACAAGTTACTTCCCACCTGGATCTCTTGAGGTTCTCACACTGGTAGATTTTGTCGTTCTCTACACCATCATCTCTGTCTTCGGAGTCATCGCCAACTTCATCAACATCATCGTTTTCGTCAAAATGGGGCCGCGGGATTCAGTCAACATCAGCCTCCTGGGTCTGTCCATCTCTGACTTGTGCTTCCTACTTCTGACGTTTCTCTTAAGTATTTCGTATTACCCTTTCTGGGAAGACGCTGACCTGAATTTCAGCGTCTATGATTTAAAAGTTCTAACAGTTGCCTGGCCTCAGTTTTATTTCAGAAGAGTTAGCAACTGGATCACGGCCTTCATTATGCTGGACAGATGTATCTGTATAGCGCTTCCTCTCAAGGTAAAGGACATTATAACTCCGAGGCTTGCCAAATCAATATTGGTTTTAATCTTTGGTATCATGGCGCTGACCGTGTCACCGCCGTATTTCTCCGCCAGTTACCAGACTTGCTGGAGCAGCAAGACCAACAGGACGACGATAGCTCTTGTGTATCGAGACAACAGCTCAGCGATGGAAGCCATTTCCTCGGCCATTTCTGTCGTTTTCACGATCGTCACGTTTATCTGGGCAGCCGTCTGTACCTGCATCCTTGTGGTCAGCTTGAGAACTAAAGGTAGGCTGCGCAAAGAAATGACTGGGTATATCAAACTGGACCACGTGTCCACGAGAGACCGGAAGATAATCAAGATGGTCACCCTAATGTCCATCATTTTTATCGTTTCGTTTACCCCTGACGTCGTTATTCTGCTTTTCATGACTGTAGATTCTCGTGTGTCCCCCTTTGGTCAGTACTTTGACCTTTTCTTAGTTCTGAATGGAGTCAGTGAGCCAATGATTGCCATCACAGCTTCAGTCAATATCTTTGTGTATTATTCTATGAGTTCAAAGTATCGGGAGGTCTACAAGAGATATTTCAAAATACGCAAATTGTGTTGTATAtag
- the LOC106067338 gene encoding platelet-activating factor receptor-like, which produces MINELALTTESSVAEFTAVNVSAYTSYFPPGSLEILTLVDFIIIYTIISVLGIIANFINIVVFVKMGPQDSVNISLLGLSISDFLFLLLTLFLSICYYPFWQHADLNFNIVDMKMLTLGWPQFYFKRVGNWITAFIMLERCICIALPLKVKDIITPKRTIAILVLIYLMMALAISPAYVSASYQPRWDSKKNRTMIVFVFHENTAQIDAISTAISFALTLITFVWVVICTFILVINLKIKGKWRKEMTGHEKSRNVTSRDQKVIKMVTLLSIIFIISFTPDVIVLLFMTFDYRVSIYGDYFDLFLALNGISEPFLAISATVNIFVYLTMSSKYREIYMRYFYIHRKCQKV; this is translated from the coding sequence ATGATCAACGAATTGGCGTTGACGACTGAATCGTCAGTAGCAGAGTTTACAGCTGTCAATGTTTCTGCCTATACAAGTTACTTCCCGCCTGGATCTCTTGAGATTCTCACACTTGTAGATTTTATCATTATCTACACCATCATCTCTGTGCTTGGCATCATCGCCAACTTCATTAACATCGTTGTTTTCGTCAAAATGGGTCCGCAGGATTCAGTCAACATCAGCCTCCTGGGTCTGTCCATCTCTGACTTCCTGTTCCTTCTGCTGACTCTCTTCTTAAGTATCTGCTACTATCCCTTCTGGCAGCACGCCGACCTGAACTTCAATATCGTCGACATGAAGATGTTGACCTTGGGTTGGCCTCAGTTCTACTTCAAGAGAGTCGGCAACTGGATCACAGCCTTCATCATGCTGGAGAGATGCATCTGCATCGCGTTGCCCCTCAAGGTGAAGGACATCATCACGCCGAAGCGCACCATCGCCATCTTGGTGTTGATCTACTTGATGATGGCGCTGGCTATCTCTCCGGCCTACGTGTCGGCCAGCTACCAGCCTCGCTGGGACAGCAAAAAGAATCGAACCATGATCGTGTTCGTCTTTCACGAAAACACCGCGCAGATTGACGCCATTTCCACGGCCATCTCTTTCGCCTTGACCCTCATCACCTTTGTGTGGGTGGTCATCTGCACTTTCATCCTGGTCATCAACTTAAAGATAAAAGGGAAATGGCGCAAAGAGATGACCGGACACGAGAAGTCCAGGAATGTCACGTCTAGAGATCAGAAGGTCATCAAGATGGTCACTCTCCTCTCTATAATTTTCATTATCTCCTTCACCCCTGACGTCATTGTCCTCCTCTTTATGACCTTCGATTACCGCGTGTCCATCTACGGCGATTACTTTGACCTCTTCTTGGCCCTGAACGGCATTAGCGAGCCCTTCCTTGCCATCAGCGCCACAGTCAACATCTTTGTGTACCTGACCATGAGCTCCAAATATCGCGAGATTTATATGAGATATTTCTATATACACAGGAAATGTCAGAAAGTATAA